DNA from Halobacillus ihumii:
ATGTATAGTGTTCTACCAAAGTTTGAGACAGTAAAGCAAGTCATGCTAAAAGAACAAAAAAGCTTATGTAGAAAAGTGGGTAAAGAGAAAGTGGAAGCTATTTTGCAAAAACTCCATAGAAACTGGAGAAGATACTTTGCTTTATCAAAGAAAAATTACAAGGTAAGACAACCAAAGTATTTAAATAGATATGTAAGTGGGCTTTAAGTAGAAACATGAGTAAATACCATGTAAGACATAGTTAGTAACACAATAGCAAAAGAGTTACAAGTTTTCAGAATATTAGAATAATTGTTTAGAGGGCAGGGATAATAAAAATCCGTGTCCTTTTTAAATTTTGGATTGAATAAGTGGACGTAGTTAATCAGTTTAGGATATTCAAGGGGGAAACATTGCCAAACTATGAAAACGTCTTAGAAGCCACTTATATTAATCTCACAAAGGGGTAAGAAAAATGGTTAATAAAACCGGTGTATCAATGCCCGGAATTAAAGATAACGCAGATGATCATGAGCTTGTATATGTTCCAAACAGAGGAAAGTATCATACAGGCTTTGGAATGGTCAGTGTAGGAGAATTAAGAGCTCAATATAAAAGAAAACAAGAGGAGGAAAACAAATGAGTTATAACGAGAACAGAAATAAACAACTAGCAGAACAAAACAGACGTGATACTGAAGCACAAAGGGAACTATACAAGAGTGATTTTACAAAAGCTCTAGATTCAGCTTTTGCCAATGTAGAGAGCCAAGAAACAGGACATAAACAAGAACAACAGAAAAATCAAGAAAGTGCTGAACTTTGGGAAAAGGCATTCCATACAGAAGATAAATCACAGTATTAAGAGGGCTTAGAAATAAGCTCTTTTATTATGGCCAAATAACAACCAAACAGCTATAAAAGTGACTACAAAATAACCGTACAAGTATTAACAAACAAAACTTTATAAGAGGGGGTATGGTATATGGCTAATAATCGATATATAAGAAAACCCTCTGATGTTAGAAAGCTTTTAAGTGAGCAACTGAATATTTTAAGAAAAATGTCAGCTAAAACAAACGCAGAGAAAATAGCAAGATCAAAAGCTATAGCATACATTTCTAGTATTTCTTTAGCCAGTATGAGAGATGCAGATATTGAAGAAAGGCTCCAGAAACTAGAGGAAACATTGAAATGAACAGAGGGTCAATCTTAAAGAGGCTTGAAAAACTGGAAGAAAAGAAAGCTCCTAAGAATAGAGTTTACATGGTTACTGGTGGAATTGTAGACATTCCGGAATATGGGCCTATTTTAGTTGGGCATAAAGATCATTCATCAGAGTTCAAGAGGTTTAAGAGAAGGTTAAAGAAAGCACGTAATAAACCAGGAGAACATTTATTCATTATAAATGACGTTGACTGGCAACTAGGAATAATTACAAAAGAACCAACAATAAAAAGAGTATAAAAGGAGGAATAACAATGTTCAGCAGAATGAAGTTAATGACTAAATCATTGGGCCATAATTTTGAATTGGTTGTACCAAATGATGAGACTGATTTAAAGCAAGATATTTCAGGCTTTTTAGTAGGTACTGGTGGAAAACTCAATATTATGAATAGTAATGGGCAGGATGTAATTCTAAATGTTACAGAAGGTGTTGTTTATCCACTCAATGCAAAACGTATTTTAGAAACTGGAACAACTGCTCAAGGAATTGTAATTCTATATTAAATAGCAGGAGGAAATAGCATGAATTTGGATAGTAAAGCATTTATATCACTTACAAACGAGCAAAAGAAAGAAATGCTAGATATGGAAAGACAAAAAGCAGACTTAGAATCTTTAGTGTTACAAGAAAGCTGTAACTATCAAATAGCTCAAATGATCGCACAAATAGAAGAAATCAAACAGCAACAAAAAGCCGTGTTAAATCAGCATGTACATTAGGTAAAGGGGATAGTTCGAATGCCAGTAGATTATTTAAGTGATAATTACATGTATAAGCAAAGGGGAAAACGTCCAAAGAGGATGCCAAGGTTTATGCCATTTAAGAACTCATACGACAATGGATTTTATAACAGCAAACTAGCATATGAGAAACTGCACAGAAAACTCTTTGGTACAAGATCTTATAAAGAGCTATCCAACGAAGAACAGACAGTATTAGTAAACGAATTTATAGACAAATTCAAAGCTGATTCTAAGGAAACGTTAAAGGAATACAAGAATCGGACTTACTTTGGATTAAAAGCAGAATGGAAAGCTGAAAGAACAACTAAATAATTAACCACATTATAAGATACTCTAGTGGCCCTCTGATAACTTCCTCCTGCTCAAAGGGTAAAACCTATAGTTATAAAGATAATAACGTTGTAGAGGGTTGCTAGAGTATCTTATAAAGGGGGTGGTTACAATGATTGTTTAACTGGTTAATAACTAAGTAATAACAGGATTGTAGTATAGCTAAACTTTGTGCATATGGTTAACAACCATCTTCTAATTTGATCCATTGGTTGATAACCAATTGACGAGGGTTATTGTAAAACCAACAGTCCCTGGACTCAATTAAAATAAAATATATTTTAATCTATTCAGGCCAAACTCAAAGTAGAACAATTATTTTTAAAAAGGCATTGGAAGATGCCAAACTAGCTCCTTCACGTAGTGAATGGTTAGATTTATAAGTGTCATAAAATGGTTATAGTTTCAATTCAATAATTCAAGGTATTGGAAGATACCTAACCTTTGTGCTTAAAGGTTTGCTTTTTGAGTATTTGAGATTGGTAACCTCAAATCATTTGTCTAGTCTGTGGCCACCATTAATAGCCATGGGCTGGATGCTTTTTATTAGTAACACAATGGGAATAGAGTTACATAATCGAACAAATGTTTGTGTACAATCTCCTAATAATTGGATATTATAAAATAAAATAGCTTATTAGGAGAGGATAGTATGCCAACAGGTGTATATAAGAGAAAGCCAATGAGTGAAGAGACTAAACGTAAAATTAGTGAAGCAACAAAGAAAAGGTATAAGGATCCTGAAGAAAGAAAGAAATCAAGTGAAATAATGAAAGGTAAAAATAAGGGTAGAAAACATTCAGAAGAAGCTAGAAAGAAGATGTCTAAAGCGCACAAAGGCAAAAAGCATACTGAAGAACATAGAAGGAAAATGTCAGAAGCAAATAAAGGTAAACAGCACACAGAAGAAGTGAAAAAGAAAATTGGTAAGGCGAGTAAGGAAAGATTTAAAACAAATGAGAAAAGAAAAAATTTAAGTGAAAAAGTGAGTGACGGCTTAAGAAGAAAATATAAAAAAGATCCAAACTACAAGAGAAAATTAAGCAAAAAGAGGAAAGAATGGTGGGCAAACTTATCAAAAGAAGAAAAAGAAAATGCACTAAAGAAACGCATTGAGTACTGGAACAAAAACACTACAAGCACAACAATAGAAATAGCAATGCAAGAGCTACTTGATCAATTAAATATTGAGTATGATACACAAGTTTATTTCACAGATGGTAAAAACAACTTCTTTGCTGATATATGGGTACCATCTAAAAACACTATTATTGAATGCAATGGAGATTACTGGCACAGCCTACCAGATAGAATTGAGCGTGATAAAAAATTACAAGATTACTGTGATCAACAAGGGGTTAAATTATTCTGGTGCTGGGAGTCAGATATAAAACAAGACCCGCACAAAGCATTAAAGAAAGCACATAAAGAATATAATGGCAGGAAATCATCTCATATATAGCGTATTATATTGTGTGAGGTGATAATATGGAAACAACACAAACAACAGAAAAAGCCTATACAACAAAAGAAGTATCTGTAATGCTAGATATGCCCATACCGACAGTACGTAAATATGCACAGAGTTTAGAAAGCTTAGAATATAAGTTTATCCGGTCAGAAAGCA
Protein-coding regions in this window:
- a CDS encoding spike base protein, RCAP_Rcc01079 family, with protein sequence MFSRMKLMTKSLGHNFELVVPNDETDLKQDISGFLVGTGGKLNIMNSNGQDVILNVTEGVVYPLNAKRILETGTTAQGIVILY
- a CDS encoding DUF3560 domain-containing protein, which codes for MNRGSILKRLEKLEEKKAPKNRVYMVTGGIVDIPEYGPILVGHKDHSSEFKRFKRRLKKARNKPGEHLFIINDVDWQLGIITKEPTIKRV
- a CDS encoding NUMOD3 domain-containing DNA-binding protein, translating into MPTGVYKRKPMSEETKRKISEATKKRYKDPEERKKSSEIMKGKNKGRKHSEEARKKMSKAHKGKKHTEEHRRKMSEANKGKQHTEEVKKKIGKASKERFKTNEKRKNLSEKVSDGLRRKYKKDPNYKRKLSKKRKEWWANLSKEEKENALKKRIEYWNKNTTSTTIEIAMQELLDQLNIEYDTQVYFTDGKNNFFADIWVPSKNTIIECNGDYWHSLPDRIERDKKLQDYCDQQGVKLFWCWESDIKQDPHKALKKAHKEYNGRKSSHI